A region from the Paenibacillus humicola genome encodes:
- a CDS encoding GNAT family N-acetyltransferase — protein MELRNLRMDEFDISMKLAMYAFQMKLPPEQLEAARGRFKPENVWGVFEEGDLQAQLTIIPLQLYVQGRALDMGGIAGVSSWPEHRRQGHVARLISHALEQMRARGQSVSCLAPFSFGFYRKYGYETYTEYKKYTVEAPMFPPRTASALHVTRISEEEIPQLSGIYERYASRYNGTLKRDEAWWKTSVLRRKKGNAAVCRRPDGEPAGYMLYEVADRLMTVHEMVFEDEEARRALWTFIANHDSMIDKAVLEAPMDDALPYLLPNPRIGQEVVPYFMARIVDAAAFAGQYAFAPGKEATRLTVELSDRHAEWNEGIWRLAVAPDGSGSLERENSGEAPRLACDINTWTALLMGYLRPLQLHGFGKLTGSPEAAARLEAIIPSRQTYLLDFF, from the coding sequence GTGGAGCTCAGAAATCTTCGGATGGATGAATTTGATATCAGCATGAAGCTCGCGATGTACGCGTTTCAGATGAAGCTGCCGCCGGAGCAGCTGGAAGCGGCGCGGGGAAGATTCAAGCCGGAAAACGTATGGGGCGTGTTCGAGGAGGGAGATCTCCAGGCCCAGCTGACGATCATCCCGCTGCAGCTGTATGTGCAAGGCAGAGCGCTGGACATGGGAGGTATCGCAGGCGTCTCGTCTTGGCCCGAGCATCGCCGGCAGGGGCACGTCGCCCGTCTGATTTCGCACGCGCTGGAGCAGATGCGCGCGCGGGGGCAGAGCGTGTCGTGCCTGGCGCCGTTCTCGTTCGGCTTCTACCGGAAATACGGCTATGAAACCTATACCGAGTACAAGAAGTATACGGTCGAAGCGCCGATGTTTCCGCCCAGAACCGCATCGGCGCTCCACGTGACGCGGATCAGCGAGGAGGAAATCCCGCAGCTGTCCGGCATCTACGAGCGTTATGCCTCCCGGTATAACGGCACGCTGAAACGCGACGAAGCGTGGTGGAAAACGTCGGTGCTGCGCCGCAAGAAGGGTAACGCCGCGGTTTGCCGCCGCCCGGACGGCGAGCCCGCAGGTTATATGCTCTACGAGGTCGCGGACCGGCTTATGACCGTGCATGAAATGGTGTTTGAGGACGAGGAAGCCCGGAGGGCGCTTTGGACGTTTATCGCCAACCACGATTCGATGATCGACAAGGCGGTGCTGGAGGCGCCGATGGACGACGCGCTTCCTTATCTGCTGCCGAATCCGCGGATCGGACAAGAGGTCGTGCCGTATTTCATGGCGCGGATCGTCGACGCGGCCGCGTTCGCCGGCCAATACGCTTTCGCGCCGGGCAAGGAAGCGACCCGCCTGACCGTCGAGCTGAGCGACCGGCATGCCGAATGGAACGAAGGCATTTGGCGGCTCGCGGTGGCGCCGGACGGCAGCGGCTCGCTGGAGCGGGAAAACAGCGGCGAAGCGCCCAGGCTTGCCTGCGATATCAATACGTGGACTGCGCTCTTGATGGGATATTTGCGCCCGCTGCAGCTGCACGGCTTCGGAAAGCTTACCGGCTCGCCCGAAGCGGCCGCCCGCCTGGAAGCGATTATCCCCTCGCGGCAGACCTATTTGCTCGATTTTTTCTAA
- a CDS encoding phytanoyl-CoA dioxygenase family protein, producing MEQNGAVQDARRTDRYLVSVGQYRQYHRDGFLKADGLLKEQDTRELFEFAERMRLQNESQKGAADPASRDPLKAEFAERTRVHMLSRIEPEAERGMLHPHILDVIQALIGPDVYALQSMLFFNPPGRGGQGWHQDSYYISTQPDSLIGAWIALEDADEENGCLWVVPGSNHEPVYPPGDSAQRTAKAKETFRDLQGVYNVSHLDDEVNTLSKVVANYPDPIPVPMKAGDVLFFHSHLFHRSYPNRTADRFRRSYVCHYCNARSWVPWDHDGYEGSSGNYRQILARGSTHMPFAKPVFGTEVIVSEPGESAGSVRMMGMDNGMMMPVTDGNGS from the coding sequence ATGGAACAAAACGGAGCCGTACAAGACGCGCGGCGCACAGACCGCTATCTGGTCAGCGTCGGGCAGTACAGGCAGTATCACCGGGACGGCTTCCTGAAGGCGGATGGTCTGCTGAAGGAGCAGGATACGCGCGAGCTGTTCGAATTCGCAGAACGGATGAGGCTGCAGAACGAATCGCAGAAGGGAGCGGCCGATCCGGCGAGCCGCGATCCGTTAAAGGCGGAATTCGCCGAGCGGACGCGTGTGCACATGCTGTCGCGCATCGAACCGGAAGCGGAGCGGGGAATGCTTCACCCGCACATTCTCGACGTCATCCAGGCACTGATCGGTCCGGACGTCTACGCGCTGCAGTCGATGCTGTTTTTCAATCCGCCCGGCCGCGGCGGACAAGGCTGGCACCAGGATTCCTATTATATCTCGACCCAGCCCGATTCCTTGATCGGCGCCTGGATTGCGCTTGAGGATGCGGATGAGGAGAACGGCTGCCTGTGGGTCGTCCCGGGCTCCAATCACGAGCCGGTTTACCCGCCGGGGGACAGCGCGCAGCGGACGGCGAAAGCGAAGGAGACGTTTCGCGATTTGCAAGGCGTCTACAACGTCAGCCACTTGGACGACGAGGTCAATACGCTGTCCAAGGTTGTCGCGAACTACCCGGACCCGATTCCGGTCCCGATGAAGGCCGGCGACGTACTGTTTTTCCATTCGCACCTGTTTCACCGCTCGTATCCGAACCGCACGGCGGACCGGTTCCGCCGGTCGTACGTGTGCCACTACTGCAACGCGCGTTCGTGGGTGCCGTGGGACCATGACGGATATGAAGGCAGTTCGGGCAACTACCGCCAGATCCTGGCCAGAGGATCGACCCATATGCCTTTTGCGAAGCCGGTTTTCGGCACTGAGGTGATCGTCTCGGAGCCGGGGGAATCGGCCGGCAGCGTCCGGATGATGGGGATGGATAACGGCATGATGATGCCCGTAACGGACGGGAACGGCTCGTAA
- a CDS encoding AraC family transcriptional regulator, producing MQKAPWPVVHSMGDIWIKPGSVLGTRTIDDYELVYFPSGTGTIYDLEGKEYALTDPCFVMTRPGERHSYRFDPERSVRHLFIHYDGSAYLGTGGTPVGQLRQPVVVPAGSHQLAAGLIKRMLWVGSMRPAGWIRRLSVLLAGALEELCAAPADASAGEPDSHGALPLPLPITKALRYMEEHLEKRLSIETIALQSGWSHEHFTRMFVQYVGISPKQALLERRLQRAEQLLMSGEWTVKQIAHQVGFTDEHHFSKMYKRLRGITATVYKQRCAEPIFRHMAPAAADPDTPYPVNRHIVVSDADIK from the coding sequence ATGCAGAAAGCCCCGTGGCCGGTCGTCCACTCCATGGGCGATATCTGGATCAAACCCGGTTCCGTTCTGGGAACGAGAACGATCGACGATTACGAGCTGGTTTATTTCCCTTCCGGCACGGGTACGATTTACGACTTGGAAGGCAAGGAATACGCGCTTACCGATCCGTGCTTCGTCATGACGAGGCCGGGAGAACGTCACAGCTACCGGTTCGATCCCGAACGAAGCGTCCGGCATTTGTTCATTCATTATGACGGCTCGGCGTATCTCGGCACCGGAGGAACGCCCGTCGGCCAGCTGCGACAGCCGGTTGTCGTTCCCGCCGGCAGCCACCAGCTGGCCGCCGGCTTGATCAAGCGGATGCTGTGGGTCGGCAGCATGCGCCCCGCGGGCTGGATCCGGCGCCTGTCCGTGCTGCTGGCCGGCGCCTTGGAGGAGCTCTGCGCAGCTCCCGCCGATGCCTCCGCCGGCGAGCCGGACAGCCATGGCGCTTTACCGCTGCCGCTGCCCATTACGAAGGCGCTCCGATATATGGAGGAGCATCTGGAGAAACGGCTCTCGATTGAGACGATCGCGCTTCAATCCGGCTGGTCGCACGAGCATTTTACCCGGATGTTCGTTCAGTACGTCGGCATATCGCCGAAGCAGGCGCTTCTGGAGCGCAGGCTCCAGCGGGCCGAACAGCTGCTGATGAGCGGCGAGTGGACGGTGAAGCAGATCGCCCATCAGGTGGGGTTCACGGACGAGCATCATTTCTCGAAAATGTACAAACGGCTGCGCGGCATCACGGCCACCGTCTACAAGCAGCGATGCGCGGAGCCGATTTTCCGCCATATGGCGCCGGCGGCGGCCGACCCGGATACGCCGTATCCCGTCAACCGGCATATCGTCGTTTCGGATGCGGACATCAAATAA
- a CDS encoding aldo/keto reductase yields MKYRRLGSTGLKVSVIGVGTWQFGGEWGQQFTQDEADAILDRAAELGLNLIDTAECYGDHLSESMIGSYLARRGRHNWVVATKFGHQFHERFTRTDRFSAEDVVSQLDASLKALQTDYVDLYQFHSGPDEVFDNDALWTALDKQVQAGKIRHLGTSIGSNANIHQTDASQKVGSEAIQVVYNRLDRAPEEQVFPSCIRQDLGVLARVPLASGYLSGKYKPGAVFGETDVRHRHDPESTQQKLQEVERIRRDEVPEGTDMASWALAWCLKHPAVTAVIPGCKSPEQVFSNAYAAELVEPGHPQDWKD; encoded by the coding sequence ATGAAGTATCGCAGACTGGGGAGCACGGGGCTTAAAGTTTCCGTTATCGGCGTGGGCACTTGGCAGTTCGGAGGCGAATGGGGACAGCAGTTTACACAGGACGAAGCCGACGCGATTCTGGACCGGGCCGCCGAGCTGGGGCTGAATCTGATCGATACGGCGGAATGCTACGGGGACCATTTGTCCGAGTCGATGATCGGCAGCTACCTGGCCCGCCGAGGACGCCACAATTGGGTTGTTGCCACAAAGTTCGGGCATCAATTTCACGAGCGTTTCACCCGAACGGACCGCTTTTCGGCGGAAGACGTCGTCAGTCAGCTTGACGCTTCATTGAAAGCGCTTCAAACGGATTATGTCGATTTGTACCAGTTCCATTCCGGTCCCGATGAGGTATTCGACAACGATGCGCTGTGGACCGCGCTGGACAAGCAGGTACAGGCGGGCAAGATCAGGCATCTGGGCACCTCGATCGGGAGCAACGCCAATATCCACCAGACGGATGCGTCGCAGAAGGTCGGCTCGGAAGCGATTCAGGTCGTGTATAACCGGCTCGACCGGGCGCCGGAGGAGCAGGTGTTTCCTTCCTGCATCCGTCAGGATCTCGGCGTGCTTGCCCGGGTGCCGCTCGCAAGCGGTTATTTAAGCGGCAAATACAAGCCGGGAGCCGTTTTCGGCGAAACCGACGTCCGGCACCGGCACGACCCGGAAAGCACGCAGCAGAAGCTGCAGGAGGTCGAACGCATCCGCCGCGACGAGGTTCCGGAAGGCACGGACATGGCATCCTGGGCACTGGCCTGGTGCCTGAAGCATCCTGCCGTTACCGCCGTGATCCCGGGCTGCAAAAGCCCCGAGCAGGTGTTCTCCAACGCCTACGCGGCCGAGCTCGTCGAGCCCGGGCATCCGCAGGATTGGAAGGACTGA
- a CDS encoding PAS domain S-box protein, translating to MLNLQENAHRYAAEWSQFTANGLAVLSQSKEWIAANDALCRMLGIRKDELASVEFFNLIEPPGAKRELERLLDGETEFAECEMRLARRDGDPVPVRIRAGIIRTDGSSPACVLLECADLSAMKALEDRLREMERSAETFTNLQKQEERFEESLRIASIGSWEWDLVQHRVYFSRQLCRIYHFPENEGAQSWRPADLVPDFMKRQFQEELEFTLQGGNLSLEFAITDPDGTEKFLHIRGAATFGEDGNPMKINGTVQDITDRKLVERKLQETIERYTSLKKYNHDAVFSLDLEGNVINTNVMAQKLTGYPIEEMVGVNFSKFTGMKGIKEILATSVSDSSEDRRIDTVFHKDGHAAEVLTSIAPIIINQENVGYYIIAKDITEQKRLMVAKEAAESTNKAKSEFLAVMSHEIRTPMNGVIGMTDLLLETTELDEQQREYLEIIRKSGESLLAIINDILDFSKIDSGKTELIQEPFHLRSCIFEAVDVLSPKAQEKKLDISFLLSPDIPPVLVGDEKRLKQVLLNLIGNAIKFTSEGGVSISVKKQAVKDDAITLKFSIRDTGIGIPPDKIGNLFQPFAQLDNFMTRETEGTGLGLAISKKLIHLLGGEIRIEETNGPGSTFTFTASFLQDKASAAPPGGRQEKQFVIPDQEPLDILVAEDNKINQLVLVKMLGKQGHRIRIAENGNETVELALTGKFDLIFMDVQMPVINGLEAAAIIKEKLGKDCPKMIGVTANALKGDREKCLAAGMDGYLSKPLQIKGIVDIIRTFAPS from the coding sequence ATGCTGAATCTGCAAGAAAATGCTCATCGCTATGCGGCAGAGTGGTCGCAGTTTACTGCAAATGGATTGGCTGTCCTTTCGCAGTCAAAGGAATGGATAGCCGCGAACGACGCGTTATGCCGAATGCTCGGCATCCGTAAGGACGAGCTTGCGTCCGTCGAATTTTTTAACCTGATCGAACCGCCCGGGGCGAAGCGGGAATTAGAGCGCCTCCTGGACGGCGAAACGGAGTTCGCCGAATGCGAGATGCGCCTGGCCCGCAGGGACGGGGATCCGGTTCCCGTCCGCATCCGGGCCGGGATTATTCGCACGGATGGCTCTTCGCCCGCGTGCGTCTTGCTCGAGTGCGCCGATTTGAGCGCGATGAAGGCGCTCGAAGACCGGCTGCGGGAAATGGAACGATCCGCGGAAACGTTCACGAACCTGCAAAAGCAGGAGGAACGATTTGAAGAATCGCTGCGGATCGCGTCCATCGGCAGCTGGGAATGGGACCTCGTGCAGCACAGGGTTTATTTTTCGCGACAGCTGTGCCGGATTTATCATTTTCCGGAGAATGAAGGCGCGCAATCATGGAGGCCGGCCGATCTTGTGCCCGATTTTATGAAGCGGCAGTTTCAGGAGGAGCTCGAGTTTACCCTTCAGGGGGGCAATTTAAGTCTGGAATTCGCCATTACCGATCCGGACGGAACCGAAAAATTTTTGCATATCCGCGGGGCGGCGACGTTCGGCGAGGACGGCAATCCGATGAAAATAAACGGCACCGTTCAGGATATCACCGACCGCAAGCTGGTTGAACGAAAGCTTCAGGAGACGATCGAACGGTATACGTCTCTGAAGAAATATAATCACGACGCCGTTTTTTCGCTCGATCTCGAAGGAAATGTGATCAACACCAATGTCATGGCTCAAAAGCTGACCGGCTATCCGATCGAAGAAATGGTGGGCGTCAATTTCAGCAAATTTACGGGCATGAAGGGAATCAAAGAAATTCTCGCGACTTCGGTCAGCGACAGCTCGGAGGATCGGCGCATCGACACCGTGTTTCACAAGGACGGACATGCCGCGGAAGTTTTGACGTCCATAGCGCCGATCATCATCAACCAGGAAAACGTCGGATACTACATTATCGCCAAGGACATCACCGAGCAGAAGAGGCTGATGGTAGCCAAGGAAGCCGCCGAATCGACCAACAAGGCGAAAAGCGAATTTCTCGCCGTGATGAGCCACGAAATCCGCACGCCCATGAACGGCGTCATCGGCATGACGGACCTGCTGCTGGAAACGACCGAGCTGGACGAGCAGCAGCGGGAATATCTCGAGATCATCCGCAAAAGCGGAGAATCGCTGCTCGCCATCATTAACGACATTCTGGATTTCTCCAAAATCGATTCCGGCAAAACGGAATTGATCCAAGAGCCCTTTCATCTCCGCTCGTGTATTTTCGAAGCGGTGGACGTGCTCTCGCCGAAGGCGCAGGAAAAGAAGCTCGACATTTCGTTCCTGCTGAGCCCCGATATCCCGCCCGTGCTTGTCGGGGACGAGAAGCGCCTCAAGCAGGTGCTGCTCAATCTGATCGGCAATGCGATCAAATTCACAAGCGAGGGCGGAGTTTCGATCTCGGTCAAAAAGCAGGCGGTGAAGGACGATGCGATTACGCTCAAATTTTCGATCCGGGACACGGGAATCGGCATTCCGCCCGACAAAATCGGCAATCTGTTCCAGCCGTTCGCACAGCTTGACAACTTCATGACCCGCGAGACGGAGGGAACGGGGCTCGGCCTTGCCATCAGCAAGAAGCTCATCCACCTGCTCGGCGGCGAGATCAGGATCGAAGAAACGAACGGCCCCGGCTCGACGTTCACCTTTACGGCATCGTTCCTGCAGGACAAAGCGAGCGCTGCGCCGCCGGGAGGCAGGCAGGAAAAGCAGTTCGTTATTCCCGACCAAGAGCCGCTCGACATTTTGGTGGCGGAAGATAACAAAATTAACCAGCTGGTGCTTGTGAAAATGCTCGGCAAGCAGGGTCATCGCATCCGGATCGCCGAAAACGGAAACGAGACGGTCGAGCTGGCGCTTACCGGGAAATTCGACCTGATCTTCATGGACGTTCAAATGCCGGTGATCAACGGCCTGGAGGCCGCCGCCATCATCAAGGAGAAGCTGGGGAAAGACTGCCCGAAAATGATCGGAGTAACGGCTAACGCGCTGAAGGGCGACCGGGAAAAGTGCCTCGCGGCAGGCATGGACGGCTATTTGAGCAAGCCGCTTCAAATCAAGGGTATCGTCGACATCATCCGGACGTTCGCGCCGTCCTGA